One window of Tenacibaculum maritimum NCIMB 2154 genomic DNA carries:
- a CDS encoding RNA polymerase sigma factor: MKTLEVNKLSDEELVSKIVEANDTHLFAVLYDRYATVVYNKCYGFSRNKEEAQDLTHDVFIKLFVKLRSFKGNSKFSTWLYSFTYNFCVNYVQRNSNKKKEKVTVVTDVIKEESDEDEIDDAALFELKSDKLAKALELIEPKEKMILLMKYQDDMSVKEISEALSIGESAVKMRVKRAKERVVKVYQEL; this comes from the coding sequence TTGAAGACACTTGAAGTGAATAAACTAAGCGATGAAGAATTGGTTTCTAAAATAGTTGAAGCGAATGATACCCATTTGTTTGCTGTTTTATACGATAGGTACGCTACTGTTGTTTATAATAAGTGTTATGGTTTCTCTAGAAATAAAGAGGAAGCTCAAGATCTTACACATGATGTGTTTATTAAGCTTTTTGTTAAATTGAGGAGCTTTAAAGGAAACTCTAAATTTTCTACATGGCTATATTCTTTTACGTATAATTTTTGTGTAAATTATGTACAGAGAAATTCAAATAAGAAAAAAGAGAAAGTTACTGTTGTTACAGATGTGATTAAAGAAGAATCTGATGAAGATGAAATTGATGACGCTGCTTTATTTGAGTTAAAATCTGATAAATTAGCGAAAGCACTGGAATTGATAGAGCCAAAAGAAAAAATGATTTTACTAATGAAATATCAAGACGACATGTCTGTGAAAGAAATATCAGAAGCGTTAAGTATAGGAGAGAGCGCTGTAAAAATGAGAGTTAAAAGAGCAAAAGAAAGAGTAGTAAAAGTATATCAAGAGTTGTAA
- a CDS encoding Crp/Fnr family transcriptional regulator, translating into MGKCEQCIIRQFNSLRSLTKDELIRISGCKTSKTIKKGEVLFDEGEHINGVFCVRDGICKVSKMSDNGRDQIVHLIKKGDLLGERSLINNEASNLKAVAVNDMKVCFIPKEEIIKDLENNPKFTMDVLKNMALSLKNADNVIVDMAQKTVKQRLAATLLYLDERFEKDDDGAIKVHFSREDIANVIGTATESAIRLLSEFKKKEVIGLKGKSITILDKKELQSIMNTF; encoded by the coding sequence ATGGGAAAATGTGAACAATGTATTATTCGACAATTTAATTCTTTAAGGTCGCTAACAAAAGATGAATTGATTAGGATTTCTGGATGTAAAACTTCTAAAACAATAAAAAAAGGAGAAGTTTTATTTGATGAAGGAGAGCATATTAATGGGGTTTTTTGTGTTAGAGATGGTATTTGTAAGGTCTCTAAAATGAGTGATAATGGACGAGATCAAATTGTTCATTTAATAAAAAAAGGGGATTTATTAGGAGAGCGTAGCTTAATCAATAATGAAGCCTCTAATTTAAAAGCAGTTGCTGTTAATGATATGAAGGTATGTTTTATACCTAAGGAAGAGATTATAAAAGATCTTGAAAACAATCCTAAATTTACAATGGATGTTTTAAAAAATATGGCTTTATCTCTTAAGAATGCGGATAATGTAATTGTGGATATGGCTCAAAAGACGGTCAAGCAACGTTTGGCGGCTACATTATTATATTTAGATGAAAGATTTGAAAAAGATGATGATGGAGCTATAAAGGTTCATTTTTCTAGAGAAGATATAGCAAATGTTATTGGTACCGCCACAGAGTCAGCTATTCGACTACTTTCCGAGTTTAAAAAGAAAGAAGTTATAGGATTAAAAGGGAAGAGCATTACTATATTGGATAAAAAAGAATTGCAAAGTATTATGAATACTTTTTAA
- a CDS encoding mechanosensitive ion channel family protein — MALQAEVLKPFQKIFEDILESLPTVLKFIGFVVFAWLFIRVFIYVLRKILAKTNIDEWSKKLSQTKIFGDTTINIVLTKVILGVLKWFLILVFVLAGAEMFGLTAISNGIQSFFAYLPRLLTALGIFVGGAYLGTVVKKSIQSMFKSLDITGGNLVGNIAFYLIVVFLSITALDQAGVDTSVIKSNLTLIIGSILLAFTIAFGLGSRDVIKRLLFGYYSRKNIGIGDEIVVNDEVEGVVIAIDNICLVLKTTNGKVVLPIKHIVDNKIVVKK, encoded by the coding sequence ATGGCATTACAAGCAGAGGTATTAAAGCCTTTTCAAAAAATCTTTGAAGACATTTTAGAATCTTTACCAACAGTACTTAAATTTATAGGATTTGTAGTATTTGCATGGTTATTTATTCGAGTTTTTATTTATGTATTGAGAAAAATTTTAGCGAAAACCAATATAGATGAATGGTCTAAAAAATTAAGCCAAACAAAGATTTTCGGAGATACGACAATAAATATTGTATTAACGAAGGTTATTTTAGGAGTTCTAAAATGGTTTTTAATTTTAGTCTTTGTTTTAGCAGGAGCTGAGATGTTTGGTTTGACTGCAATTTCTAATGGAATTCAAAGCTTTTTTGCTTATTTACCTAGGTTATTAACTGCTCTTGGTATTTTCGTAGGAGGAGCTTATCTAGGAACTGTTGTGAAGAAGTCTATTCAATCAATGTTCAAGTCGCTAGATATTACAGGAGGAAATTTAGTAGGAAATATTGCGTTCTATTTGATAGTAGTGTTCCTGTCAATAACGGCATTAGATCAAGCAGGGGTAGATACAAGTGTTATCAAAAGTAACTTAACTCTTATAATAGGATCTATTTTATTAGCCTTTACAATAGCCTTTGGTTTAGGATCGAGAGATGTGATTAAGAGATTACTCTTTGGATATTATTCTAGAAAAAATATAGGGATAGGAGATGAAATTGTGGTGAATGATGAGGTTGAAGGGGTTGTAATTGCTATAGATAATATTTGTCTAGTGTTAAAAACGACCAATGGAAAGGTAGTATTGCCTATAAAACACATTGTTGATAATAAAATAGTTGTTAAAAAGTAG
- the ubiE gene encoding bifunctional demethylmenaquinone methyltransferase/2-methoxy-6-polyprenyl-1,4-benzoquinol methylase UbiE gives MGKTIKPYKNSELGKKEQVAKMFNNISKDYDGLNRVISFGIDISWRKKVVALVGKNNPKKILDIATGTGDLAIMLAKTNPDKIIGLDISEGMLEVGKQKILNAKLANTIEMVVGDSENMPFDNDTFDAITVSFGVRNFENLDKGLKEIKRVLKPGGTFVVLETSNPTKFPFKQGYQFYTSFILPFIGKLFSKDKVAYSYLSESANSFPFGKEFNNILEKNGFKNAKNQPVTFGVASIYTSTK, from the coding sequence ATGGGTAAAACAATAAAACCTTATAAAAATTCCGAATTAGGAAAAAAAGAGCAAGTGGCTAAAATGTTTAATAATATCTCAAAAGATTATGATGGATTAAACAGAGTAATTTCATTTGGCATTGACATTAGCTGGCGCAAAAAAGTAGTTGCTTTGGTAGGTAAGAATAATCCAAAAAAAATATTAGATATTGCTACTGGAACAGGGGATTTAGCCATTATGCTTGCAAAAACAAATCCTGATAAAATAATTGGATTGGACATCTCAGAAGGAATGCTAGAAGTTGGTAAACAAAAAATCCTTAACGCTAAATTAGCAAACACTATTGAAATGGTTGTTGGTGACTCCGAAAATATGCCTTTCGACAATGATACTTTTGACGCAATTACCGTTTCTTTTGGCGTTAGAAATTTTGAAAATCTCGACAAAGGACTAAAAGAAATAAAGCGAGTTTTAAAGCCAGGAGGAACCTTTGTTGTTTTAGAAACTTCAAACCCTACTAAGTTTCCATTTAAGCAAGGCTATCAATTTTACACTTCTTTTATTCTTCCTTTTATAGGGAAACTTTTTTCAAAAGATAAAGTTGCTTACTCTTATTTATCGGAAAGTGCAAATTCTTTCCCCTTCGGAAAAGAATTCAACAATATTTTAGAAAAAAATGGGTTTAAGAATGCAAAGAATCAACCTGTAACGTTTGGCGTTGCTTCAATATATACTTCTACAAAATAA
- a CDS encoding sigma-70 family RNA polymerase sigma factor encodes MRQLKITKQVTNRETASLDKYLQEIGKVDLITADMEVELAQRIKAGDQVALEKLTKANLRFVVSVAKQYQNQGLTLPDLINEGNLGLIKAAKRFDETRGFKFISYAVWWIRQSILQALAEQSRIVRLPLNKIGSINKINKMYAFLEQENERPPSAEEIAKKLDMTVNDVKESMKNSGRHVSMDAPLIEGEDSNLYDVLNSGESPNPDKTLLHESLRIEINRALETLTPREADVVKLYFGLGEHQPMTLEEIGETFDLTRERVRQIKEKAIRRLKHTSRSKILMTYLG; translated from the coding sequence ATGAGACAACTTAAGATTACAAAGCAAGTTACCAATAGAGAAACCGCATCTTTAGATAAGTATTTGCAAGAAATAGGAAAAGTAGATTTAATTACCGCAGACATGGAGGTTGAGCTAGCTCAGCGTATTAAAGCCGGAGACCAAGTTGCTTTAGAAAAACTAACAAAAGCCAATTTACGTTTCGTAGTATCTGTAGCTAAGCAATATCAAAACCAAGGATTGACACTACCCGATTTAATTAATGAAGGAAATTTAGGTTTAATTAAAGCAGCTAAGCGTTTTGATGAAACTCGCGGTTTTAAATTTATATCTTACGCTGTTTGGTGGATTCGTCAATCAATTTTACAAGCCTTAGCTGAACAGTCTCGTATCGTTCGATTACCCTTAAATAAAATTGGTTCTATTAATAAAATTAATAAAATGTACGCTTTTCTAGAACAAGAAAATGAGCGTCCACCAAGTGCTGAAGAAATTGCTAAAAAGCTTGACATGACTGTTAATGATGTCAAAGAATCTATGAAAAACTCTGGTCGTCATGTATCAATGGATGCCCCTTTAATAGAAGGTGAAGATTCTAACTTATACGATGTACTAAACTCAGGAGAATCACCAAACCCAGACAAAACATTACTACATGAGTCTTTACGCATTGAAATTAATCGTGCTTTAGAAACATTAACTCCCCGTGAAGCCGACGTTGTAAAACTATATTTCGGTTTAGGAGAACACCAACCTATGACTTTAGAAGAAATTGGAGAAACTTTTGACTTGACTCGCGAGCGTGTTCGACAAATTAAAGAAAAAGCTATTCGTAGATTAAAACATACTTCTAGAAGTAAAATTTTAATGACTTATTTAGGCTAA
- the hemN gene encoding oxygen-independent coproporphyrinogen III oxidase: MNSLIQKYNIPGPRYTSYPTVPYWDNGTFSKEKWIKTFQQSFAESNASEGISLYIHLPFCESLCTFCACHKHITKRHEVEESYIDTVLKEWELYRNLAKETPVIKEIHLGGGTPTFFASEQLKKLIDGIFSKSKKHQNYEFSFEGHPNNTSKNHLQTLYDLGFTRVSFGVQDYNIKVQKAIHRVQPFKNVQKVHHWAKEIGYHSISHDLVFGLPFQTKENVIHTIHKTKELQPDRISFYSYAHVPWVKGVGQRGFKEADLPKDDQKRELYEIGKELFSEMGYIEIGMDHFALPTDSLYKATQDKTLHRNFMGYTANKTQLMIGLGMSSISDSWYGFAQNAKTIKEYQSIVNNGEIPIFKGHILSEEDVIIRKHILNIMCHFTTSWQPENLQIQDIQVHLNKLQEMISDGLVIVNSNNLTVPEKARPYVRNICMAFDKKLHKKQPKAKLFSMTI; the protein is encoded by the coding sequence ATGAATTCACTTATACAAAAATACAATATCCCTGGACCTAGATACACGAGTTATCCTACTGTTCCTTATTGGGATAATGGTACTTTTTCAAAAGAGAAATGGATCAAAACTTTTCAACAATCATTTGCTGAAAGTAATGCTAGTGAGGGAATTAGCTTATATATTCATTTACCATTTTGTGAGAGTTTATGTACATTCTGTGCCTGCCATAAGCATATTACAAAACGTCATGAAGTGGAAGAATCATATATTGATACAGTTTTAAAAGAATGGGAACTGTACCGCAACTTAGCCAAAGAAACACCTGTTATTAAAGAAATTCACTTAGGTGGTGGTACTCCTACTTTTTTTGCTTCGGAACAACTAAAAAAATTAATTGACGGAATATTTTCTAAAAGTAAAAAACACCAAAATTATGAGTTTAGTTTTGAAGGTCACCCAAATAATACTTCTAAAAACCATCTACAAACTTTATATGATTTAGGGTTTACTCGTGTTAGTTTTGGCGTGCAAGATTATAATATAAAGGTACAAAAAGCTATTCATAGAGTTCAACCTTTTAAAAATGTTCAAAAGGTTCACCACTGGGCGAAAGAAATTGGATATCATTCTATCAGCCATGATTTGGTTTTCGGACTCCCTTTTCAAACGAAGGAAAATGTAATCCATACAATTCATAAAACCAAAGAATTACAACCCGATAGAATTTCTTTTTACAGCTATGCTCACGTTCCTTGGGTTAAAGGGGTTGGGCAAAGAGGTTTTAAAGAAGCCGATTTGCCAAAAGATGATCAGAAGCGCGAGCTTTACGAAATAGGAAAAGAATTATTTTCGGAAATGGGGTATATTGAAATAGGTATGGATCACTTTGCCTTACCTACAGACAGCCTATATAAAGCTACGCAAGATAAAACTCTTCATAGAAACTTTATGGGATATACTGCTAACAAAACACAGCTTATGATAGGACTCGGAATGTCATCAATATCAGATTCTTGGTACGGATTTGCTCAAAATGCAAAAACAATAAAAGAATACCAAAGCATCGTAAACAATGGGGAAATTCCAATATTTAAAGGACATATATTATCTGAAGAAGATGTAATTATACGAAAACATATCCTAAATATTATGTGCCACTTTACCACTTCTTGGCAGCCAGAAAACTTACAAATTCAAGATATTCAAGTACATCTAAACAAACTTCAAGAAATGATTTCCGATGGATTAGTTATTGTAAACTCTAATAACTTAACTGTTCCTGAAAAGGCTAGGCCCTACGTACGAAATATTTGCATGGCTTTTGATAAAAAGCTCCACAAAAAGCAACCTAAGGCTAAATTATTTTCAATGACTATTTAA
- the deoD gene encoding purine-nucleoside phosphorylase has protein sequence MSIHIKAKKGDIAETVLLPGDPMRAKWIAETFLKNPTCYNDVRGMLGFTGIYQGKRISVQGTGMGIPSTLIYTHELITEYGVKNLIRVGSAGSYQKEIKIRDIVIAMAASTNSGLNTIRFNGADYAATASFTLFQKALAIASKKNITIKAGNILSSDEFYADEFESYKKWAEYGVLCVEMETNGLYTVAAKHKVNALSILTISDSLVTGERTSSSEREQTFKEMIEIALGIA, from the coding sequence ATGAGCATACATATTAAAGCAAAAAAAGGTGATATTGCAGAAACGGTTTTATTACCTGGTGACCCTATGAGGGCGAAATGGATTGCAGAAACTTTTTTAAAAAACCCCACCTGTTATAATGATGTTAGAGGAATGCTAGGTTTTACAGGGATTTACCAAGGAAAACGCATTTCTGTACAAGGAACAGGAATGGGCATTCCTTCTACTTTAATTTATACGCATGAATTAATTACCGAATATGGCGTCAAAAATTTAATTAGGGTAGGATCAGCAGGCTCTTATCAAAAAGAAATAAAAATTAGAGACATTGTTATTGCCATGGCAGCATCTACTAACTCAGGGCTAAACACCATTCGTTTCAACGGTGCTGACTATGCGGCTACCGCTAGTTTTACTTTATTTCAAAAAGCTTTAGCCATTGCTAGTAAAAAAAATATTACGATTAAAGCAGGAAATATATTAAGCTCTGACGAGTTCTATGCTGATGAATTTGAAAGCTATAAAAAATGGGCTGAATATGGAGTGCTTTGCGTGGAAATGGAAACAAATGGATTATATACCGTAGCCGCAAAACATAAAGTAAATGCGTTGTCTATTTTAACTATTTCAGACAGCTTAGTTACAGGAGAAAGAACAAGCTCTAGTGAAAGAGAGCAAACATTTAAAGAAATGATAGAAATCGCTTTAGGAATTGCTTAA
- the porT gene encoding type IX secretion/gliding motility protein PorT/SprT: protein MLKKLFTFSFLLLVINNTFSQREKVLNLPSFDKPLFHYGFYLGLNNNGYKIAYKPSNISNPNVKVESSIGFNVGLIADLRLHDNVNLRFEPGLMSNTKTLIFDHIPGTNENIRTREVGATYLHLPLIFKFSTNRLNNFRPYVLGGISYDYNFSSNEKNSNDNSSGEFRATSSNFMYEIGIGVDFYLNYFKFSPSIRGVFALNNELKYDNSSPSQWTDPIDFLGTRGVFLHLSFE, encoded by the coding sequence ATGTTAAAAAAACTTTTTACTTTCAGTTTTTTACTACTAGTAATTAATAATACTTTTTCTCAAAGAGAAAAAGTATTGAACCTTCCTAGTTTTGACAAACCTCTTTTTCATTATGGTTTCTACCTAGGGCTTAACAATAATGGCTACAAAATAGCATACAAACCAAGTAACATTAGTAATCCGAATGTCAAAGTTGAATCTTCAATAGGTTTTAATGTTGGTTTAATTGCTGATTTGAGGTTACACGATAATGTGAACCTTCGATTCGAGCCAGGGCTAATGTCTAATACAAAAACGCTTATTTTTGATCATATTCCTGGCACAAATGAAAATATAAGAACTAGAGAAGTTGGAGCTACTTACTTACATCTTCCTCTAATTTTTAAATTTAGCACCAATAGGCTTAATAATTTTAGGCCTTATGTTTTGGGTGGTATTTCATATGACTACAATTTTTCTAGTAATGAGAAAAATAGCAATGATAATTCTTCAGGAGAATTTAGAGCTACCTCAAGTAATTTCATGTATGAAATAGGAATCGGTGTAGATTTTTATTTAAATTATTTTAAATTCTCTCCTTCTATAAGGGGAGTATTTGCCCTAAACAATGAATTAAAATACGATAATTCTTCTCCTAGCCAATGGACAGATCCTATAGATTTCTTAGGTACTCGTGGAGTATTTCTACATTTATCTTTTGAATAA
- the rpe gene encoding ribulose-phosphate 3-epimerase gives MKKLIAPSVLAADFGNLQRDIEMVNNSDADWFHIDIMDGVFVPNISFGMPVLKAISKYANKTIDVHLMITDPDRYIQTFADLGADILTVHYEACTHLHRTIQAIKATGMKAGVALNPHTPIAVLEDIITDLDLVCIMSVNPGFGGQSFIENTYKKVHQLKHLIEFSNAPTQIEIDGGVTNKNANQLIEAGADVLVAGSYVFKSENPTETISELKLLIN, from the coding sequence ATGAAAAAACTTATTGCACCCTCTGTTTTGGCCGCCGATTTCGGAAATTTACAAAGAGATATTGAAATGGTAAATAATAGCGATGCTGATTGGTTTCATATTGACATCATGGATGGCGTTTTCGTTCCTAATATTTCTTTTGGAATGCCTGTTTTAAAAGCTATTTCAAAATATGCAAACAAAACAATTGATGTACACCTAATGATTACAGATCCTGACCGATACATACAAACTTTTGCTGATTTAGGAGCTGATATCTTAACGGTTCATTACGAAGCCTGTACTCATTTACATAGAACTATACAAGCCATAAAAGCAACTGGAATGAAAGCGGGAGTTGCTTTAAATCCTCACACTCCAATAGCTGTTCTAGAAGATATTATTACTGACTTAGATTTAGTATGTATTATGAGTGTTAATCCAGGATTTGGCGGACAGTCTTTCATTGAAAACACTTATAAAAAGGTGCATCAATTAAAGCATTTAATTGAATTCTCAAATGCCCCTACTCAAATAGAAATAGATGGTGGTGTTACTAATAAAAATGCCAACCAACTCATTGAAGCTGGTGCTGATGTTTTAGTTGCTGGAAGCTATGTTTTCAAAAGTGAAAACCCTACAGAAACCATTTCTGAACTCAAACTTCTGATCAATTAA
- the deoC gene encoding deoxyribose-phosphate aldolase produces MNINKYIDHTLLKATATEKDIINLCNEAKIHQFYAVCVNGSYVELAKKELANSNVKIAAVIGFPLGAMTTEAKVFEAKDCILKGASEIDMVINVGKLLDGAYDYVENEIRTIKNSIGKNTLKVIFENCYLSKEHIKKVSQLAIDAGADFIKTSTGFGTNGATLEDVLLMKEVVTDKVQIKAAGGVRDNDIAKKYIALGVTRLGTSSGVSLVTTGIADTNQY; encoded by the coding sequence ATGAATATAAACAAATATATAGATCACACTTTATTAAAAGCTACCGCAACAGAAAAAGACATTATAAACTTATGCAATGAAGCTAAAATTCATCAGTTTTATGCTGTTTGCGTAAATGGCTCTTACGTTGAACTAGCTAAAAAAGAATTAGCAAATTCCAATGTAAAAATAGCCGCTGTAATTGGCTTTCCTTTAGGGGCTATGACCACCGAAGCTAAAGTTTTTGAAGCTAAAGACTGTATTCTTAAAGGGGCTTCTGAAATTGATATGGTTATAAATGTAGGAAAGCTTTTAGATGGAGCATATGATTATGTAGAAAATGAAATTCGAACAATAAAAAATAGTATCGGTAAAAATACGTTAAAGGTTATTTTTGAAAACTGTTATCTCTCAAAAGAGCACATCAAAAAAGTTTCTCAATTAGCAATAGATGCTGGAGCAGACTTTATTAAAACATCTACTGGGTTCGGTACTAATGGAGCTACTCTTGAAGATGTACTATTAATGAAAGAAGTGGTTACTGATAAAGTACAAATAAAAGCGGCTGGAGGGGTTAGAGATAACGACATCGCTAAAAAATATATTGCTTTAGGGGTTACTAGGTTAGGCACCTCATCAGGCGTATCTTTAGTTACTACAGGCATCGCAGACACAAATCAATACTAA
- a CDS encoding heavy metal translocating P-type ATPase produces the protein MESTKCFHCGNNCDTKTIAVQEKFFCCNGCKAVFEIFSENDLTSYYDFQKNPGAIPENTQGKYDFLENTTIVSKLLEFNDGNIHVINLYIPHIHCSSCIWVLENLYKLKSSISSSQVNFPKKTVRITYNTDTSSLKDIVLLLSAIGYEPYISLEDYEVGKKTIDRSLTYKLGVSGFAFGNVMFLSFPEYFEVSEFWLEQYKEIFRWLMFFFSLPVVFYASQDYFISAYKGVRSKILNIDVPIALGISVLFIRSSLEIIFDLGTGFFDSLTGLVFFLLLGKFFQQKTYNFLSFERDYKSYFPIAVTKIKSKGEETSTQIYEIKKGDRLLIRNQELIPVDGILIKGEAKIDYSFVTGEALPVIKKSGDKLFAGGKQLSNNIEMEVLTSVSQSYLTQLWSNDVFKKDKNSSFKTLTDKISQHFTVTILAIAFIAAAFWVYHDINKAINVFTAVLIIACPCAIALAAPFTLGNILRILGKKKCYLKNATVVEQLATTNTIIFDKTGTLTTTKEHQIHYQGTPLNKVQLSVLKGTLRASNHPLSRMLYNSLVDKPAKIDNFEEYTGKGIVANSQKTSIKIGSSAFVKKSAEQNNLDTSVHININGEYKGKYIFKNAYRNGVKELFSKLNKNFDLAIVSGDNEGEKEYLKRILPKNTLLLFNQKPKDKLCHVKKLQKEGKSVIMIGDGLNDAGALAQSNVGIALSENINIFSPACDAILDASKFHQIPNYIQIAKKAIRVIKYSFLLSLLYNIIGLYFATTGQLKPVIAAILMPLSSISIVIFTTITTNILGKKIN, from the coding sequence ATGGAAAGCACAAAATGTTTTCATTGTGGGAATAACTGCGATACAAAGACAATTGCAGTACAGGAGAAGTTTTTTTGTTGTAATGGTTGCAAAGCTGTTTTTGAAATTTTTTCAGAAAACGACTTAACTTCTTACTATGATTTCCAAAAAAATCCTGGAGCCATTCCTGAAAATACTCAAGGAAAATATGACTTTCTCGAAAACACTACTATTGTTAGCAAGTTGCTAGAGTTTAATGATGGAAATATTCATGTAATCAACCTTTACATTCCTCATATACACTGTAGCTCTTGCATTTGGGTGTTAGAAAATTTGTACAAATTAAAATCAAGTATCTCTTCCTCTCAAGTAAATTTTCCTAAAAAAACCGTTCGAATAACCTATAATACTGATACTTCTTCTTTAAAAGATATTGTTTTATTATTAAGTGCTATTGGATACGAGCCTTATATTTCCTTAGAAGATTATGAAGTTGGAAAAAAAACAATTGATAGAAGTTTAACTTACAAACTGGGCGTTTCTGGATTTGCCTTTGGTAATGTTATGTTTCTTTCTTTTCCTGAATACTTTGAGGTTTCAGAATTTTGGCTAGAGCAATACAAAGAAATTTTCCGCTGGTTAATGTTTTTCTTCTCTTTACCCGTGGTTTTTTATGCTTCTCAAGATTATTTTATTTCAGCATACAAAGGAGTACGTTCTAAAATTTTAAATATAGATGTTCCAATTGCTTTAGGAATTAGCGTATTATTTATTAGAAGTTCTTTGGAAATCATCTTTGACTTAGGAACTGGCTTTTTCGATAGTTTAACAGGACTAGTATTTTTCTTATTACTAGGGAAATTCTTCCAACAAAAAACGTATAATTTTCTATCTTTTGAACGCGATTACAAATCGTACTTCCCTATTGCCGTAACCAAAATTAAAAGCAAAGGAGAAGAAACAAGTACCCAAATATATGAGATAAAAAAAGGAGATAGATTACTTATTAGAAATCAGGAGTTGATTCCTGTTGATGGTATTCTAATAAAGGGGGAAGCTAAAATAGATTATAGTTTTGTTACTGGAGAAGCTCTTCCTGTTATTAAAAAATCAGGAGATAAGCTATTTGCCGGAGGGAAACAACTATCCAATAATATAGAAATGGAGGTATTAACTTCTGTTTCTCAAAGTTACTTAACACAGTTATGGAGTAATGATGTCTTTAAGAAAGATAAAAACTCCTCTTTTAAAACACTAACGGATAAAATTAGCCAACATTTCACCGTAACTATTTTAGCAATTGCTTTTATTGCTGCTGCTTTTTGGGTTTACCATGATATTAACAAAGCCATAAACGTATTTACCGCTGTACTTATTATTGCTTGCCCTTGTGCAATCGCTCTTGCTGCTCCATTTACCTTAGGGAACATACTTCGTATTTTGGGAAAAAAGAAATGCTATTTAAAAAATGCAACAGTAGTTGAGCAACTTGCTACAACCAATACTATTATTTTTGATAAAACAGGAACACTTACAACTACTAAGGAGCATCAAATTCATTACCAAGGAACCCCTCTAAATAAAGTTCAATTATCCGTATTAAAAGGCACCCTCAGAGCATCTAATCATCCTTTAAGTAGAATGTTATATAACTCTTTAGTTGATAAGCCTGCTAAAATTGATAATTTTGAAGAATATACAGGAAAAGGAATCGTTGCTAATTCTCAAAAAACAAGCATTAAAATAGGATCCTCTGCTTTTGTTAAAAAAAGTGCTGAGCAAAATAATTTAGATACTTCCGTTCATATTAATATCAATGGGGAATACAAGGGGAAATACATTTTCAAAAATGCATATCGAAATGGCGTAAAAGAACTCTTTTCTAAATTGAATAAAAATTTTGATTTAGCAATAGTTTCTGGAGATAATGAAGGGGAGAAAGAATATTTAAAAAGAATACTTCCTAAAAACACATTACTCTTATTCAATCAAAAACCTAAAGATAAGCTATGCCATGTAAAAAAATTACAAAAAGAAGGTAAAAGTGTTATTATGATTGGTGATGGTCTTAACGATGCTGGAGCCCTAGCACAAAGTAATGTAGGGATTGCCTTATCTGAAAATATCAACATTTTTTCTCCTGCTTGTGACGCTATTTTAGATGCTTCAAAATTCCATCAAATTCCCAATTATATCCAAATAGCTAAAAAAGCTATACGAGTTATTAAATATAGCTTTTTACTATCTTTACTGTATAATATAATCGGGCTATATTTTGCTACAACAGGGCAATTAAAACCTGTAATTGCAGCTATTTTAATGCCTTTAAGCTCTATCAGTATCGTTATATTTACAACAATAACAACCAACATTTTAGGTAAAAAAATTAATTAA